The following are encoded in a window of Leptodactylus fuscus isolate aLepFus1 chromosome 9, aLepFus1.hap2, whole genome shotgun sequence genomic DNA:
- the NRDC gene encoding nardilysin — translation MPARNPHKAACPCPAIHGDNTGGREEPETGGDAEDPEIIKSPSDPKKYRFIQLGNGLRALLISDMSSMGHTATDSSDDEEEDEDDDDDDDGEEEWDSEEESEEESEDEHDEEEDEECAKDKKGCTEKLSAAALCIGVGSFSDPEDLPGLAHFLEHMVFMGSEKYPDENGFDAFLKKHGGSDNASTDCERTIFQFDVQRKHFKEALDRWAQFFISPLMVSDAIDREVQAVDSEYELARPSDSNRKEMLFGSLAKPGHPMGKFFWGNAQTLKYEPEEKNIDTHARLREFYRTYYSAHYMTLAVQSNETLDTLEEWVKEIFSTIPNNGLQKPDFGHLTDPFDTPGFNSLYRVVPIKKVHALTITWALPPQERFYKVKPLHYISWLIGHEGKGSILSLLRKKCWALALFGGNSETGFEQNTTYSVFSISITLTDAGYEHFYEVTHLVFQYLKMLQQLGPQERIFQEIQKIEANEFHYQEQTDPIEYVENICENMQLFPKEDFLTGDQLLFEYSPDVIADALRGLTPEKANLLLLSPDNEGKCNLKEKWFGTQYSIEDIDAKWKELWVSDFPVNPDLHLPAENKFIATDFTLKTSDCPDKEYPEKIQDIERGCLWYKKDNKFKIPKAYMRFHLISPLIQQSPETLVLFDIFVNILAHTLAEPAYEADVAQLEYKLVAGEHGLVIKVKGFNHKLPLLFELIIDYLADFTASPDVYEMITEQLKKTYFNILIKPEKLGKDVRLLILEHNRWSMIEKYRTILKGLTLEQLLSFVEQFKSRLFVEGLVQGNFTSKESSEFLNYVTSKLQFLPLENKFPVQFQVVELPTSHHLCKVKSLNKGDTNSEVTVYYQSGARNLRDYTLMELLVMHMEEPCFDFLRTKQTLGYHVYPTCRNTSGILGFSVTVETQANKFNSEVVDKKIEEFLVCFGEKIENLTDEAFKTQVKALIKLKECEDTHLGEEVDRNWGEVLTQQYLFDRLEHEIDVLRTFNKEDMTSWFQAHRGYDRKVLSVHVVGFGEKEPDVIASQTPSGEPESSYGNITNLIFLPASPLMADTVQINDIRSFTSTLKLLPYHKIIQ, via the exons ATGCCCGCGAGAAACCCTCACAAAGCCGCCTGCCCGTGCCCGGCCATCCACGGGGATAACACCGGGGGCAGGGAAGAGCCGGAAACCGGGGGCGACGCGGAGGATCCCGAGATCATTAAATCTCCCAGTGACCCTAAGAAGTACCG GTTTATTCAGCTGGGCAATGGTCTCCGAGCGCTGCTCATCTCCGATATGTCCTCCATGGGTCACACTGCCACTGACTCCTCTGACGatgaggaagaggatgaagacgaCGATGACGACGATGATGGAGAAGAGGAGTGGGACTCTGAAGAAGAGAGCGAGGAGGAGTCTGAAGATGAACACgatgaagaggaggatgaggagtgtGCTAAAGACAAGAAGGGCTGCACTGAAAAGCTG TCTGCAGCCGCCCTTTGCATTGGCGTTGGAAGTTTCAGCGATCCTGAAGATCTCCCCGGATTAGCGCACTTCTTGGAGCACA TGGTGTTCATGGGCAGTGAGAAATACCCAGATGAGAATGGCTTTGACGCTTTCCTTAAGAAACACGGGGGCAGTGATAACGCCTCTACAGACTGCGAGCGCACCATCTTCCAGTTTGATGTACAGAGGAAGCATTTTAAGGAGGCTCTGGACCG GTGGGCTCAGTTCTTCATCTCCCCGCTGATGGTCAGTGATGCCATAGACCGGGAAGTACAAGCCGTGGATAGCG AGTATGAGCTCGCTCGGCCCTCCGATTCCAACCGCAAGGAGATGCTTTTTGGAAGTTTGGCCAAACCTGGTCATCCAATGGGAAAGTTTTTCTGGG GAAACGCTCAGACTTTGAAGTATGAACCCGAGGAGAAGAACATTGACACCCACGCCCGGCTTAGAGAGTTCTACAGGACGTACTACTCGGCCCACTACATGACCCTGGCCGTACAGTCTAACG AAACTCTGGATACTCTGGAGGAATGGGTGAAGGAGATTTTTAGCACCATTCCAAATAA TGGTTTGCAGAAACCTGATTTTGGCCACTTGACGGACCCTTTTGACACCCCAGGGTTTAATTCTCTTTACAGAG TCGTCCCCATCAAGAAGGTCCACGCTCTCACCATCACATGGGcactaccaccccaggaaagATTTTACAA GGTGAAACCTCTTCACTATATTTCGTGGCTCATAGGACACGAGGGTAAAGGCAGTATCCTGTCCCTGCTGCGCAAGAA GTGCTGGGCGCTCGCTCTGTTTGGTGGGAACAGTGAGACCGGCTTTGAGCAGAACACGACTTACTCTGTATTCAGTATCTCCATCACCCTGACAGATGCCGGATACGAGCACTTCTATGAG GTTACACATCTCGTCTTCCAGTATCTGAAAATGTTGCAGCAGTTGGGCCCGCAGGAGAG GATCTTCCAGGAAATTCAGAAAATTGAAGCCAATGAATTTCACTATCAGGAGCAG ACTGATCCTATAGAATACGTCGAGAATATCTGTGAGAACATGCAGCTGTTCCCCAAAGAAGACTTCCTGACGGGAGACCAGCTCCTGTTCGAGTACAGCCCTGAC gtgaTTGCCGATGCCCTTCGCGGACTGACCCCCGAGAAGGCAAACCTGCTGCTGCTTTCCCCAGACAATGAAGGCAAATGTAACCTGAAGGAGAAGTGGTTTGGCACTCAGTATAGCATTGAAG ATATTGATGCAAAATGGAAAGAGCTGTGGGTGTCAGACTTTCCTGTAAACCCAGATCTTCATCTCCCGGCTGAGAACAAGTTCATTG CCACTGACTTTACCCTGAAGACCTCGGACTGCCCAGATAAAGAATATCCAGAGAAGATCCAGGACATCGAGCGCGGCTGCCTCTGGTATAAGAAGGACAACAAGTTTAAGATCCCTAAAG CTTACATGCGCTTTCATCTCATCTCTCCATTAATACAACAATCGCCTGAAAC CTTGGTTCTCTTTGacatctttgttaatattttggcTCACACACTGGCCGAGCCGGCTTATGAAGCAGACGTGGCTCAGCTAGAATATAAACTGGTGGCCGGAGAACACGGGCTTGTTATAAAAGTGAAGGGATTCAACCACAAACTACCA CTCCTTTTCGAGTTGATCATCGATTACTTGGCTGATTTTACGGCTTCTCCTGACGTCTATGAGATGATCACAGAGCAACTTAAAAAGACTTACTTCAACATACTGATCAAGCCCGAGAAACTGGGAAA ggATGTGCGGCTCCTGATCTTAGAACATAACCGCTGGTCCATGATAGAGAAATACCGCACTATCCTCAAGGGTTTGACTTTGGAACAACTTCTCTCATTTGTGGAGCAGTTCAAGTCTCGACTATTCGTAGAGGGTTTGGTCCAGGGCAACTTCACCAGTAAG GAGTCTTCAGAGTTCCTGAATTATGTTACAAG TAAGCTGCAGTTTCTTCCTCTGGAGAACAAGTTCCCGGTGCAGTTCCAGGTGGTCGAGCTGCCAACGTCCCACCATCTGTGTAAGGTCAAGTCTCTGAACAAAGGCGACACCAACTCTGAGGTCACCGTGTATTACCAG tctggCGCTAGGAATTTACGGGATTACACACTGATGGAGCTGCTGGTG ATGCACATGGAGGAACCTTGTTTTGACTTCCTTAGGACTAAGCAGACTCTTGG GTACCATGTATATCCAACCTGCAGAAATACGTCTGGAATTTTGGGATTTTCAGTCACCGTGGAAACACAAGCCAATAAATTTAA CTCTGAAGTCGTGGACAAGAAAATAGAAGAATTTCTCGTTTGCTTTGGGGAAAAAATTGAGAACTTAACAGATGAAGCCTTTAAGACACAG GTCAAGGCTTTGATAAAGCTGAAGGAGTGTGAGGACACGCACCTCGGGGAAGAAGTGGACAGGAACTGGGGAGAAGTCCTCACTCAGCAGTATCTCTTCGACCGCTTGGAGCACGAG ATTGATGTCCTGAGGACCTTTAATAAAGAAGACATGACCAGCTGGTTCCAGGCTCACAGAGGCTACGACAGGAAGGTTCTGAGCGTACAC